One Tamlana carrageenivorans genomic region harbors:
- a CDS encoding ISAon1 family transposase N-terminal region protein — MSKDLLSLLLPDFLVAHFSFKNSSSKEDKLRLYFEEKNIIPNSFKTRKVESKGFHKEIIIEDFPLRGKLVYLHLKRRRWRDVDTKETLQRDWNNVAKGTRMTTEFAAFLKEINR, encoded by the coding sequence ATTTCTAAAGATTTATTATCCTTATTACTACCTGATTTTCTGGTAGCTCATTTTAGTTTTAAAAATAGTTCTTCAAAAGAAGATAAACTTCGGTTGTATTTCGAAGAGAAGAACATTATCCCAAATAGTTTTAAAACACGTAAAGTAGAATCTAAAGGTTTTCATAAAGAAATAATTATCGAGGATTTTCCACTTAGGGGGAAACTAGTTTATCTGCATTTAAAGCGCCGCAGATGGCGTGATGTAGACACAAAAGAAACCCTGCAAAGAGACTGGAATAATGTAGCAAAAGGCACTCGTATGACCACCGAGTTTGCCGCTTTTTTAAAAGAAATTAATCGATAA
- a CDS encoding IS30 family transposase, whose translation MVRKKTGRLTLKERIQIETLLTEKKNKSYIAITINRARSTVTREVNKWVQTDRDKYSAELAHWCAKDDYLNKRNIDKISKYPRLRIYVYRGLLSQWTPEQIAGRLKEEFPNDPIMSISHESIYRYIYAKPQASLNKKLIKLLVRKKTRRRPSKKRRRTGSKILNQVSIDLRPEHINLRNEIGHWKGDLMIGKDQKSAIGTIVERKSRYTLIIKLKARNSKEIAKMFSKELNKLDPIFKKSMTYDNGIEMARHETITKKTGMKIYFAHPYSSWERGTNENTNGLIRRYLPKGTDFNKIDLNTFIEIQEKLNNRPRKIIGFKTPNEVMIKELKIVA comes from the coding sequence ATGGTACGAAAAAAAACAGGTAGACTTACCCTTAAAGAAAGAATACAGATTGAGACTCTTTTAACTGAAAAAAAGAATAAATCATACATCGCTATAACCATTAACAGAGCTCGATCTACGGTTACAAGAGAAGTTAATAAATGGGTGCAAACAGATAGAGATAAATACTCAGCAGAACTAGCTCATTGGTGCGCCAAAGATGATTACCTAAACAAAAGAAATATTGATAAAATATCTAAGTACCCTAGACTTCGAATTTATGTCTATAGGGGCTTATTATCACAATGGACTCCTGAACAAATTGCTGGAAGACTAAAAGAAGAATTCCCAAATGATCCTATAATGTCTATTTCTCACGAATCAATTTATAGGTACATATATGCAAAGCCTCAAGCTAGTTTAAATAAAAAACTAATTAAGCTCCTCGTACGCAAAAAAACAAGACGTAGACCCTCTAAAAAAAGACGCAGAACAGGATCTAAAATATTAAACCAAGTCAGTATAGACCTAAGGCCCGAGCATATTAACCTAAGAAATGAAATCGGACACTGGAAAGGAGATTTAATGATTGGGAAGGATCAAAAATCGGCTATTGGAACTATCGTAGAACGCAAATCTAGATATACATTAATTATCAAACTAAAAGCCAGGAACTCTAAGGAAATTGCTAAAATGTTTTCTAAAGAACTTAACAAACTAGATCCCATATTCAAAAAATCTATGACCTACGATAATGGAATTGAAATGGCAAGACACGAAACAATTACCAAGAAAACAGGTATGAAAATTTACTTTGCACACCCCTATTCTTCTTGGGAAAGAGGTACCAATGAAAACACTAACGGACTCATCAGAAGGTACCTCCCAAAAGGAACAGATTTTAACAAAATTGACTTAAATACATTCATCGAAATTCAAGAAAAATTAAACAATAGACCTCGTAAAATTATTGGATTTAAAACCCCTAATGAAGTTATGATAAAAGAACTAAAAATTGTAGCTTAG
- a CDS encoding IS256 family transposase yields MNSDLEKQLDALIGKISNKEDFDQVKEQLLKRGIESLLKAEMTAHLGFQKGGSVIENNQRNGFSEKTIKTHNGEQRIKIPRDRQASFEPVIVPKHQSISQELEDCIQLLYAKGMSNSDIIDFIESTYGVQYSTSQVSIITNQLLEDIKQWQNRPLEDVYPIVWIDAIHYKIRQEGKVISKACMIVLGVNTEGQQDILSMSIVETEKAAAWMSILDDLRSRGVKDIFFLCSDNLSGLDKAVEAIFPGSIRQICIVHQIRNSLKYVSYKDRKSIMVDIKAIYQADNEKFALEAFEVFKQNWEDKYLSAVQSWENNWDNLTSFLNYPKEIRKLIYTTNIIESFNASLRKYTRNKKVFPHDDAALKSIYLAAQSISKKWKKTRFKWGQIYNQLYICFPNRL; encoded by the coding sequence ATGAACTCAGACTTAGAAAAACAATTAGACGCCTTGATCGGCAAAATCAGCAACAAGGAGGACTTTGACCAGGTCAAGGAACAGTTGCTTAAACGTGGTATTGAATCACTTTTAAAAGCAGAAATGACTGCCCACTTAGGGTTTCAAAAAGGAGGTTCTGTAATTGAGAACAACCAGCGCAATGGTTTCTCAGAGAAAACTATCAAGACTCATAACGGCGAACAACGCATCAAAATCCCCAGAGATCGTCAAGCGAGCTTTGAGCCTGTTATTGTCCCCAAACATCAATCGATTAGTCAAGAATTAGAAGATTGTATTCAACTGCTTTACGCCAAAGGTATGAGCAATAGCGATATTATTGATTTTATTGAAAGTACCTATGGAGTGCAGTATTCCACATCACAGGTATCCATTATCACCAATCAATTATTGGAAGACATCAAACAATGGCAGAATAGACCTTTAGAAGACGTATATCCCATTGTCTGGATAGATGCTATTCATTATAAAATACGTCAAGAAGGCAAGGTAATATCTAAAGCCTGTATGATAGTTTTAGGGGTGAATACCGAAGGGCAACAAGATATTTTGAGCATGAGTATTGTGGAGACAGAAAAGGCAGCTGCTTGGATGTCCATTTTAGACGATCTGCGCTCTAGAGGCGTAAAAGATATCTTCTTTCTGTGTTCGGATAACCTCTCTGGATTAGATAAAGCTGTAGAAGCTATTTTTCCAGGTAGTATACGTCAAATATGTATCGTACATCAAATTAGAAACTCTTTAAAATATGTGAGCTATAAGGACCGTAAATCAATAATGGTCGATATTAAAGCTATTTATCAAGCCGATAATGAGAAATTCGCTTTAGAGGCTTTCGAAGTCTTTAAACAAAATTGGGAAGATAAATACCTCTCTGCCGTACAGTCTTGGGAAAACAATTGGGATAATTTGACCTCGTTTTTAAACTACCCAAAAGAGATTAGAAAACTTATATATACTACCAATATCATTGAGAGTTTTAATGCCAGTTTAAGAAAATATACACGCAACAAAAAAGTCTTTCCTCATGATGATGCAGCACTGAAATCCATATATTTAGCAGCTCAAAGCATCAGCAAAAAATGGAAGAAAACACGATTTAAATGGGGCCAAATTTACAATCAATTGTATATTTGTTTTCCAAACAGGTTATAA
- a CDS encoding IS4 family transposase has product MNAANKSKNFSGHPIIKQVLNFILPKDVHRTAKKHNSDRYTKKFTTYEHLATMVFTVISGCSSLREVSSIMLACEGKINHLGLTDFPKRSTLSDANRRRSSEVFADIYHLLYKRYHRFLSDSRPLEPAVKNLKIVDSSTIPLFSDILKGVGRNPLNGKKKGGIKMHTMINVMEDVPCLIKFSSAATHDHTFLKDLELKKGSYVVFDKGYVDYEQYQKWTLEDVYFVTRQKDNARYTSLEEFDISNKVDDAVLKDEKIGLTDKNGNAFSLRRIAFWHEKHQKVYEFITNNYDLDADKIADIYKNRWQIETMFKRLKQNFPLKYFLGDNQNAIEIQIWVSLIIQLIMLVIQRKAQRNWAYSNMMSVIRYHLMTYIDLFKFLKNPESLSKILCF; this is encoded by the coding sequence TTGAATGCAGCGAATAAAAGTAAAAACTTTAGCGGACACCCCATAATCAAACAGGTATTAAATTTCATTTTGCCCAAAGATGTTCATCGGACAGCCAAAAAGCACAACAGCGATCGCTATACCAAAAAGTTTACCACCTATGAGCATTTGGCCACTATGGTATTTACCGTGATCAGTGGCTGTAGCTCACTTCGTGAGGTTTCCAGTATTATGCTTGCCTGCGAGGGAAAGATCAACCATCTAGGACTCACGGACTTTCCAAAACGCAGTACCTTGTCAGATGCTAACAGGAGAAGAAGCTCTGAAGTATTTGCCGATATTTATCATTTACTCTACAAACGTTACCATCGCTTTTTATCGGACAGCAGACCCTTAGAACCTGCAGTGAAGAACCTTAAAATCGTTGATTCCTCGACCATCCCCCTATTTAGCGACATTCTTAAAGGTGTAGGAAGGAACCCGCTCAACGGCAAAAAGAAAGGAGGTATCAAGATGCATACTATGATAAACGTCATGGAAGACGTTCCTTGTCTGATTAAGTTTTCAAGCGCGGCCACGCACGACCACACCTTTTTAAAAGACCTGGAACTCAAGAAGGGCTCTTATGTGGTTTTTGACAAAGGGTATGTGGATTATGAGCAATACCAAAAATGGACACTGGAAGATGTTTACTTTGTGACTCGGCAAAAGGACAATGCTCGCTATACAAGCCTTGAAGAGTTTGATATCTCCAATAAAGTGGACGATGCTGTCCTAAAGGACGAAAAAATAGGGCTTACGGACAAAAACGGCAATGCTTTTTCCCTGAGGAGAATCGCTTTTTGGCACGAAAAGCACCAAAAAGTTTATGAGTTCATCACTAATAATTATGATCTTGATGCAGACAAAATAGCCGACATCTATAAAAATAGGTGGCAGATTGAGACGATGTTCAAGCGGCTTAAACAGAACTTTCCGCTAAAGTATTTTTTGGGAGACAATCAAAATGCCATCGAAATACAAATCTGGGTCAGTTTGATAATCCAGCTCATTATGCTTGTGATCCAGAGAAAAGCCCAAAGAAACTGGGCTTATTCCAATATGATGTCCGTCATACGATACCATTTGATGACATATATCGATTTGTTCAAATTCCTGAAAAACCCAGAGAGTTTATCCAAAATTTTGTGTTTTTGA
- a CDS encoding transposase gives MYGLDGKKLQRQYRDYLSEFKDWEYLEQSTKWLVYPQNIGKRLSIDEIALSQGELYTVVTNKKAKGRAGSIVAIISGTKSEEVIKYLKKIPEGKRRLVEEITLVMAGGMKLIAKKSFPRAVQVIDRFHVQQLASDAVQDIRVKYRWQALELENEAIKTAKNNNYQPVVHFKLLLSDKKQN, from the coding sequence TTGTATGGTTTAGATGGTAAAAAGCTACAGCGCCAATATCGAGATTATTTAAGTGAATTTAAAGATTGGGAATACCTTGAGCAATCCACCAAATGGTTAGTCTACCCTCAAAATATTGGCAAACGATTATCTATAGATGAAATAGCACTTTCACAAGGAGAGTTATACACCGTAGTAACCAATAAAAAAGCCAAAGGTAGAGCAGGTTCTATTGTAGCTATTATTTCAGGAACTAAGTCTGAAGAGGTTATTAAATATCTTAAAAAGATACCTGAAGGCAAGCGGAGGTTGGTAGAAGAAATAACCTTAGTTATGGCCGGTGGCATGAAACTAATTGCAAAGAAGAGCTTCCCAAGAGCCGTGCAAGTCATTGATCGCTTTCATGTACAACAACTAGCTTCTGATGCTGTACAAGATATTAGAGTAAAATACCGCTGGCAAGCTCTAGAACTAGAAAATGAGGCTATCAAGACAGCTAAAAATAATAACTACCAACCCGTTGTGCATTTTAAATTATTGTTGTCCGATAAAAAACAGAATTAG